A region of Halictus rubicundus isolate RS-2024b chromosome 17, iyHalRubi1_principal, whole genome shotgun sequence DNA encodes the following proteins:
- the Ath gene encoding ATP-dependent RNA helicase DHX33: MGVHDNTDSKYNVIGTATFTKLAAKRPTTVVFNETPSKIKKDEDSHHAAAETVDKGSISFQQQRKSLPVYRLRKRLLEEIRRNSTLIVIGETGSGKTTQIPQLLLSSGIAGASGCIGITQPRRVAAVSVARRVAQEQGVQTGKLVGYCVRFEDVTSPQTRIKYLTDGMMVREAMTDEILSDYSVVILDEAHERSVQTDVLLGVARRAQNLRKLKNLAPLKLLVMSATMDVDKFAKYFQASAVYLEGRQHPVKIYHAVKSSDDYAFSALVTAFQIHRNNPANEDILVFLTGQEEIEATAMSARQAAKQLDGQSYPPLKVFPLYSALPTHQQLEAFKPSPPGMRKLILSTNVAETSVTIGGIRHVIDTGVVKARTHHPTTGLDVLRVEKVSKAQAWQRTGRAGREAAGKCYRTYTKEDFERMKEMPVPEIQRCSLAGVALQLLAIGIDITTFDFMDKPPTEAVDVAVACLEKLGAVKGSPPQLTTLGRTMSLFPLDPRFTKVILASVEHQCLEEALSVIALLSGESIFTDPPAKRQQAQVARSRFASPEGDHVTLLNVFRAYMNTNQKKVWCHENFLHHRNLEYAAEVRQQLAALAKRANLEKASCGTNTEQLRRALLEGLYDNLAELQRDQTYITVSSKQPVGIHPSSALHRTKPPLILFTEYVATGKCYIRGLSVIEVSWLAGKGLNIGKHD, translated from the exons ATGGGGGTCCACGATAACACGGATTCAAAGTACAATGTGATCGGCACTGCCACTTTCACGAAATTAGCAGCGAAACGACCTACCACTGTCGTATTCAACGAGACACCGAGCAAAATAAAGAAAGACGAAGATAGTCACCATGCTGCTGCAGAAACTGTAGACAAAGGAAGCATAAGCTTTCAGCAACAAAGAAAATCGTTACCGGTTTACAGGCTACGCAAGCG TCTGCTCGAGGAGATCCGGCGCAACAGCACTTTGATCGTGATAGGCGAGACGGGTAGCGGCAAGACCACTCAGATCCCTCAGTTGCTGTTGTCTTCCGGTATAGCTGGTGCATCGGGCTGCATCGGTATCACGCAACCGCGAAGGGTAGCCGCGGTCAGCGTGGCTCGCAGGGTGGCGCAGGAGCAAGGGGTTCAAACCGGAAAGCTGGTGGGCTACTGCGTGCGTTTCGAAGACGTTACATCCCCCCAGACCAGGATCAAGTACTTGACCGACGGAATGATGGTTCGCGAAGCGATGACCGACGAAATCCTGTCCGATTACTCGGTGGTGATCCTGGACGAAGCACACGAGAGATCCGTGCAAACCGACGTGCTCCTCGGCGTGGCCCGCCGGGCGCAGAACCTGCGGAAGCTGAAGAACCTTGCGCCGCTGAAGCTGCTGGTGATGTCGGCGACGATGGACGTCGATAAGTTCGCCAAGTATTTTCAAGCCTCGGCGGTCTACTTGGAGGGTCGTCAGCACCCCGTGAAGATTTATCACGCCGTCAAATCGTCGGACGATTATGCGTTTTCCGCACTTGTTACCGCTTTCCAGATCCATCGCAATAATCCTGCCAA CGAGGACATTCTGGTCTTTTTAACCGGGCAGGAAGAAATAGAGGCTACAGCTATGAGCGCGAGGCAAGCGGCTAAACAGTTGGATGGACAGAGCTATCCGCCATTAAAGGTCTTTCCATTGTACTCGGCTCTGCCGACGCATCAACAATTGGAAGCCTTTAAGCCGTCCCCTCCCGGGATGCGGAAGCTTATTTTGTCAACCAACGTAGCTGAGACGTCTGTTACCATCGGTG GAATTCGACATGTGATCGACACCGGAGTGGTCAAAGCGAGAACTCATCACCCGACGACAGGATTGGATGTGCTCAGGGTGGAAAAAGTCTCAAAGGCACAGGCCTGGCAGAGGACAGGCAGAGCAGGCCGTGAAGCGGCCGGCAAATGTTATAGAACTTACACGAAAGAGGATTTCGAAAGGATGAAGGAGATGCCGGTGCCCGAGATACAAAGGTGTTCCCTCGCGGGAGTGGCGCTCCAGTTGCTCGCCATCGGGATTGATATCACCACCTTTGATTTCATGGACAAACCGCCGACGGAAGCCGTCGACGTCGCCGTCGCTTGCTTGGAGAAACTCGGCGCTGTTAAAG GTTCTCCGCCGCAGCTGACCACCCTCGGCAGGACGATGTCCTTATTCCCATTGGATCCGAGATTCACTAAAGTGATCCTTGCCTCGGTGGAGCATCAGTGCCTTGAGGAAGCGCTATCGGTGATTGCTCTGTTGTCAGGGGAGTCTATCTTCACCGATCCGCCTGCTAAAAGGCAGCAGGCTCAGGTCGCTAGGTCAAG ATTCGCGTCACCCGAGGGAGACCATGTCACGTTGCTGAACGTTTTTCGCGCATACATGAACACGAACCAGAAGAAGGTCTGGTGTCACGAGAACTTCCTGCATCATAGGAATCTCGAGTACGCCGCGGAGGTGCGCCAGCAGCTTGCCGCATTAGCGAAACGTGCGAATTTGGAAAAGGCGAGCTGCGGAACGAATACCGAGCAACTCAGGCGAGCTCTCCTCGAGGGCCTCTACGATAACCTCGCCGAACTGCAGAGGGATCAAACTTACATCACC GTGAGCTCGAAGCAGCCGGTTGGGATACATCCTTCCTCGGCGTTGCACCGCACCAAGCCGCCGCTAATATTGTTCACGGAGTACGTAGCCACTGGGAAATGTTATATTCGTGGTTTGTCTGTCATCGAGGTTTCGTGGCTGGCTGGAAAAGGGCTTAATATCGGCAAGCACGACTAA